The Anopheles merus strain MAF chromosome 2L, AmerM5.1, whole genome shotgun sequence genome has a segment encoding these proteins:
- the LOC121593625 gene encoding uncharacterized protein LOC121593625 isoform X4, which produces MRPENIQLSTSGIDIRRLIGHSRCRVYLNGNLTQPHPPLFIKQSGNNQQYDLLQPTGPFFEWRQADSIIFACSPAKNVVNNTHNGITTFSCFEGQDLTLNDNLNRIAFNEISCSSAVSGAIKPSNVSCGNKAGRLYNIGFEVEGIDFINYFQVCYDLTKSSAIYSQHQILGKIISQAQINNNRPSFKLGGLKSTVRLASVYTQRHQLEHFSTILGSAEHASKFINSTSYLAKGHLTPDGDAVLDSWAGATYFFINAVPEWQVVNGGNWLRVENAVRKVATQLNDTVDVYSGVYDVLQLPNKKASSWP; this is translated from the exons ATGCGCCCGGAGAACATACAGTTGTCAACATCAGGAATTGACATTCGCCGACTAATTGGGCATTCCC GATGTCGCGTGTACTTGAACGGGAATCTCACTCAACCCCATCCGCCGCTGTTTATAAAGCAATCCGGCAACAACCAGCAGTATGACCTTTTGCAGCCTACGGGACCGTTTTTCGAATGGCGTCAGGCGGATTCAATTATATTTGCATGTTCACCAGCTAAAAACGTCGTCAATAACA CTCACAACGGAATAACAACTTTTTCATGCTTCGAAGGACAAGACTTAACTCTAAACGACAATTTAAATCGAATCGCTTTTAATGAAATCAGTTGCAGCTCAGCCGTTTCGGGAGCAATAAAACCTTCAAATGTGTCCTGTGGCAATAAAGCAGGTCGACTGTACAACATAGGCTTCGAAGTGGAAGGCATAGATTTCATCAACTACTTTCAAGTGTGCTACGATTTAACGAAATCGTCCGCTATCTACAGTCAACATCAAATTCTGGGGAAAATTATTAGCC AAGCtcaaatcaacaacaaccgaCCATCGTTCAAACTGGGAGGATTAAAATCGACCGTGCGCTTAGCTTCCGTTTACACTCAAAGACATCAGCTGGAGCACTTTTCCACAATTCTTGGCTCGGCGGAGCATGCCAGCAAGTTTATTAATTCAACCTCGTATCTGGCCAAGGGTCATCTGACGCCAGATGGTGACGCAGTGCTTGATAGTTGGGCTGGAGCTACTTACTTCTTTATAAATGCTGTTCCGGAATGGCAG GTTGTAAACGGTGGCAACTGGTTGCGTGTAGAGAATGCAGTTCGTAAAGTGGCTACACAGTTGAATGATACCGTAGACGTATACAGCGGTGTGTACGACGTCCTCCAGCTGCCGAATAAGAAAG CTTCAAGCTGGCCATAA
- the LOC121593625 gene encoding uncharacterized protein LOC121593625 isoform X3: protein MRPENIQLSTSGIDIRRLIGHSRCRVYLNGNLTQPHPPLFIKQSGNNQQYDLLQPTGPFFEWRQADSIIFACSPAKNVVNNTHNGITTFSCFEGQDLTLNDNLNRIAFNEISCSSAVSGAIKPSNVSCGNKAGRLYNIGFEVEGIDFINYFQVCYDLTKSSAIYSQHQILGKIISQAQINNNRPSFKLGGLKSTVRLASVYTQRHQLEHFSTILGSAEHASKFINSTSYLAKGHLTPDGDAVLDSWAGATYFFINAVPEWQVVNGGNWLRVENAVRKVATQLNDTVDVYSGVYDVLQLPNKKAASSWP, encoded by the exons ATGCGCCCGGAGAACATACAGTTGTCAACATCAGGAATTGACATTCGCCGACTAATTGGGCATTCCC GATGTCGCGTGTACTTGAACGGGAATCTCACTCAACCCCATCCGCCGCTGTTTATAAAGCAATCCGGCAACAACCAGCAGTATGACCTTTTGCAGCCTACGGGACCGTTTTTCGAATGGCGTCAGGCGGATTCAATTATATTTGCATGTTCACCAGCTAAAAACGTCGTCAATAACA CTCACAACGGAATAACAACTTTTTCATGCTTCGAAGGACAAGACTTAACTCTAAACGACAATTTAAATCGAATCGCTTTTAATGAAATCAGTTGCAGCTCAGCCGTTTCGGGAGCAATAAAACCTTCAAATGTGTCCTGTGGCAATAAAGCAGGTCGACTGTACAACATAGGCTTCGAAGTGGAAGGCATAGATTTCATCAACTACTTTCAAGTGTGCTACGATTTAACGAAATCGTCCGCTATCTACAGTCAACATCAAATTCTGGGGAAAATTATTAGCC AAGCtcaaatcaacaacaaccgaCCATCGTTCAAACTGGGAGGATTAAAATCGACCGTGCGCTTAGCTTCCGTTTACACTCAAAGACATCAGCTGGAGCACTTTTCCACAATTCTTGGCTCGGCGGAGCATGCCAGCAAGTTTATTAATTCAACCTCGTATCTGGCCAAGGGTCATCTGACGCCAGATGGTGACGCAGTGCTTGATAGTTGGGCTGGAGCTACTTACTTCTTTATAAATGCTGTTCCGGAATGGCAG GTTGTAAACGGTGGCAACTGGTTGCGTGTAGAGAATGCAGTTCGTAAAGTGGCTACACAGTTGAATGATACCGTAGACGTATACAGCGGTGTGTACGACGTCCTCCAGCTGCCGAATAAGAAAG CAGCTTCAAGCTGGCCATAA
- the LOC121593625 gene encoding uncharacterized protein LOC121593625 isoform X1 encodes MRPENIQLSTSGIDIRRLIGHSRCRVYLNGNLTQPHPPLFIKQSGNNQQYDLLQPTGPFFEWRQADSIIFACSPAKNVVNNTHNGITTFSCFEGQDLTLNDNLNRIAFNEISCSSAVSGAIKPSNVSCGNKAGRLYNIGFEVEGIDFINYFQVCYDLTKSSAIYSQHQILGKIISQAQINNNRPSFKLGGLKSTVRLASVYTQRHQLEHFSTILGSAEHASKFINSTSYLAKGHLTPDGDAVLDSWAGATYFFINAVPEWQVVNGGNWLRVENAVRKVATQLNDTVDVYSGVYDVLQLPNKKGNLVSLSLGDDGFVPVPKWLWKVVVHRPSNKGIVLITLNNPFATSGETLCEDICSQYGWNQKEFHDLRKGFTYCCSVSEAQKSITLISKSIKCSGILALR; translated from the exons ATGCGCCCGGAGAACATACAGTTGTCAACATCAGGAATTGACATTCGCCGACTAATTGGGCATTCCC GATGTCGCGTGTACTTGAACGGGAATCTCACTCAACCCCATCCGCCGCTGTTTATAAAGCAATCCGGCAACAACCAGCAGTATGACCTTTTGCAGCCTACGGGACCGTTTTTCGAATGGCGTCAGGCGGATTCAATTATATTTGCATGTTCACCAGCTAAAAACGTCGTCAATAACA CTCACAACGGAATAACAACTTTTTCATGCTTCGAAGGACAAGACTTAACTCTAAACGACAATTTAAATCGAATCGCTTTTAATGAAATCAGTTGCAGCTCAGCCGTTTCGGGAGCAATAAAACCTTCAAATGTGTCCTGTGGCAATAAAGCAGGTCGACTGTACAACATAGGCTTCGAAGTGGAAGGCATAGATTTCATCAACTACTTTCAAGTGTGCTACGATTTAACGAAATCGTCCGCTATCTACAGTCAACATCAAATTCTGGGGAAAATTATTAGCC AAGCtcaaatcaacaacaaccgaCCATCGTTCAAACTGGGAGGATTAAAATCGACCGTGCGCTTAGCTTCCGTTTACACTCAAAGACATCAGCTGGAGCACTTTTCCACAATTCTTGGCTCGGCGGAGCATGCCAGCAAGTTTATTAATTCAACCTCGTATCTGGCCAAGGGTCATCTGACGCCAGATGGTGACGCAGTGCTTGATAGTTGGGCTGGAGCTACTTACTTCTTTATAAATGCTGTTCCGGAATGGCAG GTTGTAAACGGTGGCAACTGGTTGCGTGTAGAGAATGCAGTTCGTAAAGTGGCTACACAGTTGAATGATACCGTAGACGTATACAGCGGTGTGTACGACGTCCTCCAGCTGCCGAATAAGAAAGGTAATCTGGTTTCGTTGAGTTTGGGCGATGACGGTTTTGTACCAGTTCCAAAATGGCTATGGAAGGTAGTAGTTCATCGGCCCAGCAATAAGGGTATTGTCCTCATCACACTAAACAATCCATTTGCCACCAGCGGAGAAACTTTATGCGAAGATATATGCTCACAATATGGCTGGAATCAGAAAGAATTTCATGACTTACGGAAAGGGTTCACGTACTGTTGCAGTGTATCCGAAGCTCAGAAATCAATCACTCTAATTTCCAAGTCAATAAAATGTAGCGGTATTCTTGCTTTGAGATAG
- the LOC121593625 gene encoding uncharacterized protein LOC121593625 isoform X2, whose translation MFLPIVVITLSALLHGATARCRVYLNGNLTQPHPPLFIKQSGNNQQYDLLQPTGPFFEWRQADSIIFACSPAKNVVNNTHNGITTFSCFEGQDLTLNDNLNRIAFNEISCSSAVSGAIKPSNVSCGNKAGRLYNIGFEVEGIDFINYFQVCYDLTKSSAIYSQHQILGKIISQAQINNNRPSFKLGGLKSTVRLASVYTQRHQLEHFSTILGSAEHASKFINSTSYLAKGHLTPDGDAVLDSWAGATYFFINAVPEWQVVNGGNWLRVENAVRKVATQLNDTVDVYSGVYDVLQLPNKKGNLVSLSLGDDGFVPVPKWLWKVVVHRPSNKGIVLITLNNPFATSGETLCEDICSQYGWNQKEFHDLRKGFTYCCSVSEAQKSITLISKSIKCSGILALR comes from the exons ATGTTCTTACCCATCGTTGTGATAACGTTATCTGCGCTTTTGCACGGTGCTACCGCCA GATGTCGCGTGTACTTGAACGGGAATCTCACTCAACCCCATCCGCCGCTGTTTATAAAGCAATCCGGCAACAACCAGCAGTATGACCTTTTGCAGCCTACGGGACCGTTTTTCGAATGGCGTCAGGCGGATTCAATTATATTTGCATGTTCACCAGCTAAAAACGTCGTCAATAACA CTCACAACGGAATAACAACTTTTTCATGCTTCGAAGGACAAGACTTAACTCTAAACGACAATTTAAATCGAATCGCTTTTAATGAAATCAGTTGCAGCTCAGCCGTTTCGGGAGCAATAAAACCTTCAAATGTGTCCTGTGGCAATAAAGCAGGTCGACTGTACAACATAGGCTTCGAAGTGGAAGGCATAGATTTCATCAACTACTTTCAAGTGTGCTACGATTTAACGAAATCGTCCGCTATCTACAGTCAACATCAAATTCTGGGGAAAATTATTAGCC AAGCtcaaatcaacaacaaccgaCCATCGTTCAAACTGGGAGGATTAAAATCGACCGTGCGCTTAGCTTCCGTTTACACTCAAAGACATCAGCTGGAGCACTTTTCCACAATTCTTGGCTCGGCGGAGCATGCCAGCAAGTTTATTAATTCAACCTCGTATCTGGCCAAGGGTCATCTGACGCCAGATGGTGACGCAGTGCTTGATAGTTGGGCTGGAGCTACTTACTTCTTTATAAATGCTGTTCCGGAATGGCAG GTTGTAAACGGTGGCAACTGGTTGCGTGTAGAGAATGCAGTTCGTAAAGTGGCTACACAGTTGAATGATACCGTAGACGTATACAGCGGTGTGTACGACGTCCTCCAGCTGCCGAATAAGAAAGGTAATCTGGTTTCGTTGAGTTTGGGCGATGACGGTTTTGTACCAGTTCCAAAATGGCTATGGAAGGTAGTAGTTCATCGGCCCAGCAATAAGGGTATTGTCCTCATCACACTAAACAATCCATTTGCCACCAGCGGAGAAACTTTATGCGAAGATATATGCTCACAATATGGCTGGAATCAGAAAGAATTTCATGACTTACGGAAAGGGTTCACGTACTGTTGCAGTGTATCCGAAGCTCAGAAATCAATCACTCTAATTTCCAAGTCAATAAAATGTAGCGGTATTCTTGCTTTGAGATAG